A section of the Tamandua tetradactyla isolate mTamTet1 chromosome 4, mTamTet1.pri, whole genome shotgun sequence genome encodes:
- the NHLH1 gene encoding helix-loop-helix protein 1, with amino-acid sequence MMLNSDTTELDLPPTHSETESGFSDCGGGAGPEGAAPGGTGGGPARGPEPGEPGRKDLQHLSREERRRRRRATAKYRTAHATRERIRVEAFNLAFAELRKLLPTLPPDKKLSKIEILRLAICYISYLNHVLDV; translated from the coding sequence ATGATGCTCAACTCAGACACCACGGAGCTggacctgccccccacccactcGGAGACCGAGTCGGGCTTCAGCGActgtgggggcggggcggggccggaggGCGCCGCGCCGGGGGGCACTGGCGGGGGCCCCGCCCGGGGTCCGGAGCCGGGAGAGCCCGGCCGCAAAGACCTGCAGCACCTGAGCCGCGAGGAGCGCCGGCGCCGGCGCCGAGCCACCGCCAAGTACCGCACGGCGCACGCCACGCGGGAGCGCATCCGCGTGGAAGCCTTCAACCTGGCCTTCGCCGAGCTGCGCAAGCTGCTGCCCACGCTGCCCCCCGACAAGAAGCTCTCCAAGATTGAGATTCTGCGCCTGGCCATCTGTTACATCTCTTACCTGAACCACGTGCTGGACGTCTGA